GCCCTGGTTTCGCTCAATATGTTTACCAGTTTTGTCGGAACCGTAACCATTATGTTTGTGATTCTGTACATGTCAAATATTTATTTTAAGAAGAAAAATCAGAATTAACCGAATTTTCCCGGTGATAGGAAAAAGCGGAGATAATCCCCAATTTCCTTGAATTTCCTCTTTCGCCCTCCCTTTGTGAGCAAAGAGAGGGCGGAGGAAAGGGTTAACGAGCAAGTTGATTCTAAAACGATTAAAAAAGGAGGTCCAAAATGAGACTAAAAAAAATGCAAATGGCCATTTTGGCTGTGTTGATGCTGGTGCCGGGACTGGGATTCTCCCAGACAAAATTAACCGGGCTGCAAATTATGGAAAAGGTCTACAACCGGCCGTCTCCCAAAGAGATGGAAGCCGATTTGACCATGGTGCTGATTAGCTCCAGCGGCAATCAGCGCATTCGCGAAATCCACCAGTACATCAAGGATTTCGGAAAGGTAGAAAAGAAAATTATGTTTTTCGTTAAGCCAGCCGACGTGCGTAACACGTCTTTCATGAACTGGAGTTACGACGACCCGAACAAAGAGGATGACCAGTGGATTTATCTGCCGGCTTTGAAAAAGGTGAAGCGGATTTCCAGTGATAGCAAAAGTGATTATTTTATGGGCTCCGATTTTACGTACGATGATCTGGGCGACCGCAAACCCACGGATGACATCCACAAGATTTTAAGAGAAGAAAAGCTCAATGGAGAAGATTGCTACGTCATCGAAAGCCATCCCAAAAATAAAGATTATATGTATTCCAAAACCATTACCTGGGTGATTAAGGACAAATGGATTGGGCTGCAGAAAAAGTTCTGGGATGAAGACGGAGAGTATCTGAAAATCCTGCACATTAAAAAATATGACAACATCAAGGGGTATTGGATTATTGAAAACGTACAAATGGACAACGTGCAATCCAATCACAAAACCATTATGAAATTAAGCAACATCAAGATTAACAGTGGAATTAAAAACAATATGTTCACCGAACGGATGATGAAGCGAGGGTTATAAAATGAGAAACAGAAATCGCATTCTAAAAATGGGCATTGTTTTTTTACTCCTTGTATTTGCAGGAAGCCTTCAGGCGCAGGGAATTAAATTAACCGGTTACGCCCGAAATTATACCGGGGTTCTCCTGCACGGAAACCATGATTTTTCCATCATTCAAAATACGTTTAATCTGAATGTGGAAAAAACAACCAGCCAGG
The Calditrichota bacterium genome window above contains:
- a CDS encoding outer membrane lipoprotein-sorting protein, encoding MRLKKMQMAILAVLMLVPGLGFSQTKLTGLQIMEKVYNRPSPKEMEADLTMVLISSSGNQRIREIHQYIKDFGKVEKKIMFFVKPADVRNTSFMNWSYDDPNKEDDQWIYLPALKKVKRISSDSKSDYFMGSDFTYDDLGDRKPTDDIHKILREEKLNGEDCYVIESHPKNKDYMYSKTITWVIKDKWIGLQKKFWDEDGEYLKILHIKKYDNIKGYWIIENVQMDNVQSNHKTIMKLSNIKINSGIKNNMFTERMMKRGL